A single window of Dehalococcoidia bacterium DNA harbors:
- a CDS encoding nuclear transport factor 2 family protein: MRSPLPPTAAVLAFIDRINQTDLEGLLALMTDDHYLKVMDEAPLRGKEAQRPAWDGYFTAYPDYVIYPSRIAASGATVAVLGTTTGSHLGLPDEAEMKLTVIWRAEVRDGLLASWEVLEDTPGAREALGLA; encoded by the coding sequence GTGCGTTCGCCCCTGCCTCCGACCGCCGCCGTCCTCGCATTCATCGACCGGATCAACCAGACCGATCTGGAAGGCCTGCTTGCCCTCATGACGGATGACCACTATCTGAAAGTGATGGACGAAGCGCCCCTGCGCGGCAAAGAAGCGCAGCGCCCGGCCTGGGACGGCTACTTCACCGCCTACCCGGACTACGTCATCTACCCGTCGCGCATCGCCGCCTCCGGGGCCACCGTCGCCGTGCTCGGTACGACGACCGGCTCGCACCTCGGCCTGCCGGACGAGGCGGAGATGAAACTGACGGTGATTTGGAGGGCAGAAGTGCGGGACGGCCTGCTGGCGTCCTGGGAGGTCCTGGAAGACACGCCTGGCGCCCGCGAGGCGCTCGGGCTCGCTTAG
- a CDS encoding CxxC-x17-CxxC domain-containing protein, with product MPFADKTLTCADCGRQFLFSADDQEFFASKGYLEPKRCPSCRASRRASSGGGQRLEAPASARPPRQLYDAVCANCGRPTQVPFQPRGTRPVYCRDCYQTLGAPTGAPRRP from the coding sequence GTGCCCTTCGCCGACAAAACACTCACCTGCGCCGACTGCGGGCGCCAGTTCCTGTTCTCGGCGGACGACCAGGAGTTCTTCGCCTCGAAGGGCTACCTGGAGCCAAAGCGCTGTCCCTCGTGCCGCGCCAGCCGCCGCGCCTCATCGGGCGGAGGACAGCGCCTGGAGGCGCCCGCGTCCGCGAGACCCCCGCGCCAGCTCTACGATGCCGTCTGCGCCAACTGCGGCCGCCCGACTCAGGTGCCCTTCCAGCCGCGCGGCACGCGTCCGGTCTACTGCCGCGACTGTTACCAGACCCTCGGCGCGCCGACGGGCGCCCCGCGCCGGCCGTGA
- the rplT gene encoding 50S ribosomal protein L20, whose amino-acid sequence MPRVKRGVTGRARHKKIVAMAKGHKGQRHRLFRRANESMLHALDYSTRDRYDRKGQMRRLWIARINAAARLNGISYSQLINGLNRAGIEVDRKMMADLAVRDANAFAAIAQAAKAALP is encoded by the coding sequence ATGCCCCGAGTAAAGAGAGGCGTCACCGGACGCGCGCGTCACAAGAAGATCGTCGCGATGGCGAAGGGCCACAAGGGCCAGCGCCACCGCCTCTTCCGCCGCGCCAACGAGTCGATGCTCCACGCCCTGGACTACTCGACCCGCGACCGCTACGACCGCAAGGGCCAGATGCGCCGCCTCTGGATCGCCCGCATAAACGCCGCCGCCCGGCTGAACGGCATCTCCTACAGCCAGCTGATCAACGGCCTCAACCGCGCGGGCATCGAAGTCGACCGCAAGATGATGGCTGACCTCGCCGTGCGGGACGCGAACGCCTTCGCGGCGATCGCGCAGGCCGCGAAGGCCGCTCTGCCCTAG
- the infC gene encoding translation initiation factor IF-3 has product MARELRVNERIRAREVLVIGEDGERLGVLPLYQALDLARERDLDLVEVAPTANPPVCRLMDYGKFKYEQAKKDRESRKSQHSSTLREIRMRPTTDTHDLEMKAKLAEKFLRGGDKVKVTVMFRGRQMVHPEVGRSVLDRVAEKLKDVSVIEKPANMEGRFLSVILAPGKEKAQKEAVEA; this is encoded by the coding sequence ATAGCTCGGGAACTCCGCGTCAACGAGCGGATTAGGGCAAGAGAAGTCCTCGTAATCGGGGAAGATGGCGAGCGCCTTGGCGTGCTCCCTCTCTATCAGGCCCTAGACCTCGCCCGCGAGCGCGACCTTGACCTGGTCGAAGTCGCGCCCACGGCGAATCCTCCTGTCTGCCGTCTCATGGACTACGGCAAGTTCAAGTACGAGCAGGCCAAGAAGGACCGCGAGTCCCGCAAGTCGCAGCACTCCTCCACCCTGCGCGAGATCCGCATGCGCCCCACCACTGACACCCATGACCTCGAAATGAAGGCCAAGCTGGCCGAGAAGTTCCTCCGCGGCGGCGACAAGGTGAAGGTCACGGTGATGTTCCGCGGCCGGCAGATGGTGCATCCGGAGGTCGGGCGCAGCGTGCTCGACCGCGTGGCGGAGAAACTCAAGGACGTGTCCGTAATCGAAAAGCCCGCTAATATGGAAGGACGCTTCCTCTCGGTCATCCTCGCACCCGGCAAGGAGAAGGCGCAGAAGGAAGCGGTCGAAGCCTAG
- the rpmI gene encoding 50S ribosomal protein L35 produces the protein MPKLKTHKGAKRRFYITGTGKVMHRKGSRSHLRTRKSKRALLKMTGKMMASAPAQKRVRRLLPYGLP, from the coding sequence ATGCCCAAATTGAAGACACACAAGGGCGCCAAGCGGCGCTTCTACATAACCGGCACAGGCAAGGTCATGCACCGCAAGGGCAGCCGCAGCCACCTGCGCACGCGCAAGTCCAAGCGCGCCCTCCTGAAGATGACCGGAAAGATGATGGCGTCCGCCCCGGCGCAGAAGCGGGTGCGCCGCCTGCTGCCCTACGGCCTGCCCTGA